CTGAGAAATCAATCTCAGTTAAGAGTCGCACTGTATGgaacatgaaaatttgagtttgtGAATCAAAAAGTATTAGATGGAGCCTTCTTTGGTATTGTTAGTACTGCTGATACcgacaaaaaaaatgggatATGGTTTCACTAGAGCATAACCTAAACTCAGAACTGGACATAAATGAGGAAGAGAGTCGTGACCAAAGGATATTAGACCACGAAGTAGCAAAGGAGCTTGAAAGTCAGTCATCACAACCAGTAGCTCAGACGCAATCTAAAAAGAAACACCAGATTCCCAAAATGTATGGGGTGTATCTACTTAATTCACTGACCAAAGAGCAGTGCTTTTATGTTGGATCTACACCAGATCCTGTGCGTAGGCTAAGACAGCATAATGGTGAGCTGAAATGTGGGGGTGCCTACAGAACCAAAAAACAAGGATTTAGACCTTGGAGGATAATTTTTTATGTCTATGGATTCCCAAGCAAGATTAGTGCGTTACAATTTGAGCATGCATGGCAACATGCATATCAGACGAGACACATCGCAGTGGAAAAACGGTTGAACCCAGGGAAAAGGAGTACTGGAAGTGGTACGAGTTTACATGGCAAGCTGGCAAATTGTCGATTGTTGCTTGCTTCAGATTTTTTCAGACGGTTAGGATTAAGTGTGGTGATGTTCAACGAAAAAGTTTACAATGCATGGCTTAAAAATAGGTATAATATCAGCATTCCAGCAGATATACGAGTTGATGTTATGCTAAAAACCGAAGACCTGGATGATGTAGTTATCAGAGGTGGTAATTATAAACAGCTACGGGATTTTATGAGTTCTGCAATCGAGGTGATAGACAAGTATATTAGCAAATGTGAAACCGTGTATGATGGTGGGAAAACGCTGCAGGAATGTCTGATATGTAAAACATCGGTGGGAGTCGTTGACAACATTAAAGTTTTATGTATATGCACATTTAAAGACTGTGATGCCGTATACCATATGGATTGCCTGGCAAAGAAGTTTTTAAGTGATGCAGGTGAAGAAAGCCAGACTTTGCCGAGAAGTGGGAAATGTGTAAAGTGTCAAAAAGTTAATTCTTGGAATTTATTAATGAGGGGAACTACATATATGCAGaataaatattcaaagaaagagtAATTCAACGTTTCTTTGCATGTGTATCAGAGCCGACAGAGGAAGagattgatttcttttcagGAActgtttccaaatttgaatgtttCTTAGCCTTTTTGTTGGTATACTTGATAGTTGATTTAGTCTTTGGCTTTACCGTAGTGCTAAAAACACTACCCAGCAGTGAACCcaagatattcaaaatgatGGTCCACAATGAAACAACGGTTCCAAACACACCTATCATGAtagaggaaaagaaaactgcCTCACCAGGCCTACCACCTAATGTTTTCAGTGGTGCTTCGACAACATCGGCAACATATTCTTGTAAGTCGTATAAGAATCTTCCGATATAGTCCATTATGTTGTTGTATAAGTCGCTGTAAATAGGCTTATCCGCAGGAACCATACCATCGCTATCAGTAGACTTAGATCCTAACAACTCGTATTCAACTTCGATTTTAGGAATAAAAGTATCATTACCGATTTTTTCAGCCTCTTCAATACTGTGTCCCAAATAGATGTTATCAAAGAGAATGTTTTTATCCATAGTCCATAATTCAAAACCAATTCCACCGATTGGTAAAAGATTCGAAGGAACGATGTCATCTTTGTAATCTGGATTTGgtatttttcttggttcCCATTCGCCGATATAGTTTGGATTCTCCATCAGAGGTCTTCTCCACTTACCTCTatattttggattcttAATCTTTGGCCTGATCCATTTACCACATCCATGATTCAAGCAAGCGGGATTATCGATTAATCTTGGTTCCCAAATACCatcttcttcgtcatcCCAATCATCTGGTTTGATGTAATTAGGATCTGGGATCTGATCAGGTGCTTCTTCATCCCAATCCTCTGGGATTCGAGCATTTGGGTCATCAATCAAATACGGTTCCGTCTCATCCCAATCATCAGGCTTAGTGGCGTTTCTATCTTCAACCAATGGTTCATCTACCCAATCGTCCGGCTTAACATCGTTAACATCAATGATTTCCTTTGGAGGTAAAATATCGAAATCTTCCGAGTTTAGTAGGTTTCCAGACCTCACAATTTCACCATTGATTCTTATTTCGAAATTTTGGTTTGGTTCAACAATCAATGTATACAACGAGGTTAGTTGaaccattttcatcattggaGGAGCTTTAATTTGATGTTCCACCagttctttcttttcatcatccCACGTTTTGATGATAAAATGGACCTTGTTTTGATCACCGCATCTATCAGGTCCAAACATAATCAGATATGGGGTCCCATCACTAAATTTGTCCTCATCAAATCCTTCTTGCGAGAGCAACTTCACATATGCACCTCCACAATTCAAACCATTCTGTAGCTTGACctcatattgtaacacgAGTGTGTTGTTTGTATTGTCGAAAACATTTGGcaatttcattgaaacCGCGTGCAAGGCTGCCTCTGTTTTGGTGACTAAACCACGGTCACCACGAACACCGTTGAGAACAATAGATTCCTCAATTGCCCATTCACCCACATAAGATAATTGGTCGTCCTCCACCTTACGTGCATTCGAAGGAATCCATCTGGAGGCAGACTTAGAATCaaattgttcaaagaaGGAATCTGGGGAGAGTGGTTCTTTGTATGGCCTGTATTTCAAGGTTGCAGATGCATCCACCGTCGTAATAAATATGGCAGCAATGACTGCTATAACACCCAAGTCGAGTTTCATTTCCGGTTGTACTTTTAAGAATGTCCGTTTTGAACGACTCTTTCAATGTTTGTTTGAGATGCCGAAGATGTGGTGCGTTAACTATATCCTTTGCCTCCGTATTGAGGGAGAGACAGATTGTTTGCGGAATGCACCCTCGCCAATTCCGCCATATTTCCCGCTGTCACCATCACGTTAACCCCAGGTATGGCAGCATAGATTTTAAAAGAGGGGGAAGCTCCTTTTACTGACTCGATAGAAGCATATACGATTTTACATGATATTTTAGACAATAAGATAGGGAATATGGTGAATAGAGATATTTAGGAACGAAAAGATAAACGAATAGGAAAGATGGATCAAGCGTTAAGGAGGGTATCGTGTACTTCCTGAATAGCTTGGGCCAATAGCTGAACAGCGTGAttgatttttgtttggtcAAC
The window above is part of the Pichia kudriavzevii chromosome 1, complete sequence genome. Proteins encoded here:
- a CDS encoding uncharacterized protein (PKUD0A12090; similar to Saccharomyces cerevisiae YBR228W (SLX1); ancestral locus Anc_6.125), with the protein product MVSLEHNLNSELDINEEESRDQRILDHEVAKELESQSSQPVAQTQSKKKHQIPKMYGVYLLNSLTKEQCFYVGSTPDPVRRLRQHNGELKCGGAYRTKKQGFRPWRIIFYVYGFPSKISALQFEHAWQHAYQTRHIAVEKRLNPGKRSTGSGTSLHGKLANCRLLLASDFFRRLGLSVVMFNEKVYNAWLKNRYNISIPADIRVDVMLKTEDLDDVVIRGGNYKQLRDFMSSAIEVIDKYISKCETVYDGGKTLQECLICKTSVGVVDNIKVLCICTFKDCDAVYHMDCLAKKFLSDAGEESQTLPRSGKCVKCQKVNSWNLLMRGTTYMQNKYSKKE
- a CDS encoding uncharacterized protein (PKUD0A12100; similar to Saccharomyces cerevisiae YAL058W (CNE1); ancestral locus Anc_7.5), whose protein sequence is MKLDLGVIAVIAAIFITTVDASATLKYRPYKEPLSPDSFFEQFDSKSASRWIPSNARKVEDDQLSYVGEWAIEESIVLNGVRGDRGLVTKTEAALHAVSMKLPNVFDNTNNTLVLQYEVKLQNGLNCGGAYVKLLSQEGFDEDKFSDGTPYLIMFGPDRCGDQNKVHFIIKTWDDEKKELVEHQIKAPPMMKMVQLTSLYTLIVEPNQNFEIRINGEIVRSGNLLNSEDFDILPPKEIIDVNDVKPDDWVDEPLVEDRNATKPDDWDETEPYLIDDPNARIPEDWDEEAPDQIPDPNYIKPDDWDDEEDGIWEPRLIDNPACLNHGCGKWIRPKIKNPKYRGKWRRPLMENPNYIGEWEPRKIPNPDYKDDIVPSNLLPIGGIGFELWTMDKNILFDNIYLGHSIEEAEKIGNDTFIPKIEVEYELLGSKSTDSDGMVPADKPIYSDLYNNIMDYIGRFLYDLQEYVADVVEAPLKTLGGRPGEAVFFSSIMIGVFGTVVSLWTIILNILGSLLGSVFSTTVKPKTKSTIKYTNKKAKKHSNLETVPEKKSISSSVGSDTHAKKR